A section of the Gloeobacter violaceus PCC 7421 genome encodes:
- a CDS encoding Uma2 family endonuclease, with protein sequence MFQYDPLRCLPSSAELPDSDETPVDNELQDLVPALLRSILVLLWAERNDWFFAIDMGIYFDPLQPPVVPDGFLSVGVERRVEPTGRLSYVLWEENGTVPIFVLEVVSQTYRSEYDRKMELYRQLGVLYYAIYNPKPGRRKPKPQPLEVYKLTDTGYVLQPGEPVWLPELQLGLGRAEGEFEGWQREWLYWYDAQGQRLLPAWERYRQAEERIAQEQQRADQERQRAEQERQRAERLADYLRSRGIDPDALG encoded by the coding sequence ATGTTTCAGTACGACCCGCTGCGGTGCCTGCCCTCTTCGGCGGAACTGCCTGATTCCGACGAAACGCCTGTGGACAACGAACTGCAAGATCTGGTCCCCGCCCTGCTGCGCTCGATCCTGGTGTTGCTGTGGGCTGAGCGCAACGACTGGTTTTTTGCCATCGACATGGGCATTTACTTCGACCCGCTGCAGCCGCCCGTCGTCCCGGACGGTTTTTTGAGCGTCGGAGTGGAGCGGCGCGTCGAGCCGACCGGTCGGCTCAGCTACGTGCTGTGGGAAGAAAACGGCACCGTCCCGATTTTTGTGCTCGAAGTAGTCTCCCAGACTTACCGCAGCGAGTACGACCGCAAGATGGAGCTGTACCGTCAATTGGGCGTGCTGTACTACGCGATTTACAATCCGAAGCCCGGACGGCGCAAACCCAAACCCCAGCCGCTCGAAGTCTACAAACTCACCGACACCGGCTACGTGTTGCAGCCCGGCGAACCGGTGTGGCTGCCTGAATTGCAGTTGGGTCTCGGCCGCGCTGAGGGCGAATTTGAAGGCTGGCAGCGCGAGTGGCTCTACTGGTACGACGCGCAGGGACAGCGGCTGCTGCCGGCCTGGGAGCGGTACAGACAGGCCGAGGAGCGTATCGCCCAGGAGCAGCAGCGCGCCGATCAAGAACGGCAACGCGCCGAACAGGAGCGCCAACGGGCCGAACGGCTCGCCGACTACCTGCGCTCTCGGGGCATCGATCCCGATGCCCTGGGTTGA
- a CDS encoding tellurite resistance TerB family protein, whose protein sequence is MVVGEYDSVFNSTAVSTEPLSAKEAKLAIGALAMFSDGVVQTEELGVMADHLLDAEFDAAAMQAASTKVNRIYQEEGAGALFNGAVRALAPDEMEPAFELAVRTALADREVSPEERDYMVALARAMRIAPEKLQQLLADYTGNQPELFHG, encoded by the coding sequence ATGGTTGTCGGGGAGTACGACAGTGTGTTCAACAGCACCGCGGTGAGCACCGAACCGTTGAGCGCCAAGGAGGCGAAGCTGGCCATCGGCGCACTGGCGATGTTTAGCGACGGCGTTGTCCAGACCGAAGAACTGGGGGTAATGGCAGACCATCTGCTCGACGCCGAATTCGATGCCGCCGCCATGCAGGCCGCCAGTACCAAGGTCAATCGCATCTACCAGGAAGAAGGGGCGGGGGCGCTATTCAACGGAGCGGTGCGGGCGCTCGCCCCGGACGAGATGGAGCCCGCCTTCGAGCTGGCGGTCCGGACCGCCCTGGCCGACCGGGAGGTCTCCCCGGAGGAGCGCGATTACATGGTGGCTCTGGCCCGGGCGATGCGCATCGCTCCTGAGAAGCTCCAGCAACTGCTGGCCGACTACACCGGCAATCAGCCGGAACTGTTCCACGGTTGA
- a CDS encoding Uma2 family endonuclease — MAAGVRPEAKKPSAMFLPSDQKILPLENGDHLNRVEFERRYAAMPHLKKAELIEGVVHLSSAVRFASHAEPHALLITWLGVYRAATPGVRLGDNATVRLDGDNEPQPDALLRLDPAVGGRSRLSGDGYVEGAPELVVEIAASSASYERNLKLCAYRSNGVQEYLLWLVEEQRLEWFYLEQGEYALLSPDEQGTLCSRIFPGLCLAVSALLAGDLAQVLGTVQQRLDTPEYRAFSNRMRSEL, encoded by the coding sequence ATGGCGGCAGGCGTGCGGCCCGAGGCCAAGAAGCCAAGTGCTATGTTCCTACCTTCGGATCAAAAAATTCTCCCTCTAGAAAACGGCGACCATTTGAACCGTGTGGAATTTGAGCGACGCTACGCAGCGATGCCTCACCTCAAGAAGGCGGAATTGATCGAAGGAGTAGTCCACTTGTCCTCAGCCGTCCGGTTTGCGTCCCATGCCGAACCCCATGCCTTGCTCATCACCTGGTTGGGGGTGTACCGGGCCGCCACGCCGGGTGTCCGGCTCGGAGACAACGCGACGGTCCGGCTTGACGGTGACAATGAGCCCCAGCCCGATGCCCTGCTGCGGCTCGACCCGGCCGTGGGAGGCCGCTCACGGCTGAGCGGCGACGGCTATGTGGAAGGGGCGCCGGAACTGGTGGTGGAAATTGCGGCCAGCTCCGCTTCTTACGAGCGCAATCTAAAACTGTGCGCCTACCGGAGCAATGGGGTGCAGGAGTATCTGCTCTGGTTGGTCGAGGAGCAACGCCTCGAATGGTTCTATCTGGAGCAAGGGGAGTACGCACTTCTCAGCCCTGATGAGCAGGGCACCCTGTGCAGCCGGATTTTTCCGGGACTGTGTCTGGCCGTCTCTGCGCTGCTGGCGGGCGATCTGGCCCAGGTGCTCGGTACGG